A region of the Actinomycetota bacterium genome:
GTTCCTGCTCACGATGATGACGCTGCTGTCCACGGTCGTGCCGTCGCAGGCAGGCGCTGCGGGCATCGGGTTCGGGGCGCTGCTGGTCATGTCCGTCGCCGGCATCTGGGGGCCGGTGGCCGCGTTCACGCCCGTGGGCCTGGGCGCGGCGCCGGGAGCTGTGCTCGCAGGGCGGGGTCAGGCGGTGGCCGTCCCGCTCGTGGCCGCCGTCGTGCTCGGGGCGGCGATGGTCGCCGCCGCCGTGTGGGTGTTCGAGCGGCAGGAGCTGTAGGTGCGGGCGGGGTCGGCCACGCTCGCCATCCTCGCGCTGGCCGCGGCGCTGGTGAGCGCCGCCTGCTCGACCGTGGAGCCGTTCGACGCTCCTGCCGTGCAGGCACACTTCCAGCCCGTGATCGACGACGCTCTCGCGGTCGCGCACCCCGAGACCGGTGACAGCGGCTACCGTCCCGCAGGGAAGGTGCTGCTCCTCGAGTCCGATTACGCCAAGCGCCCGGCGGAGTTCGATTCCGGCGCGACGGCCGAAGCCTACGGCGTGCCGCGCGCGTATGCCGCGTTCAACACTGCCTCGGTCAAGGCGATCGCGTGGATCGCGACCTCAGAGAGGCCCGGCCCGGAGTTCGAACCGCCCGGGGCGGAGGGCGGGAAGGTGCCCTCGATCGTGCAGTCCCTCGACGTGACGGTGATCGACGCTGTTACAGGCGAGGTCACGGCGGTGGAGTCCATAAGCGCGGAGATCCCGGATGACATCGAGGTCGCGGCGAGCCGCACGTGGGCGATGCGGTTCGAGCCCGCCAAGGAGCGCGTCGGTCAGTGGCTCCTGGCACTGCCGGACCGGTAGCGGAGCGCAGCGGCGCCCGCGCGGGGCGGCTGCCCAGCTACAGGTAGTCCTTCGCGACCTCGTCGAGCACGAGGTGGTCGGCCTCCACCGCCGAGATCGCCTCGAAGACCCCTCGGATGCGCGCGTTGGTGGCGCGGGCGGCGAACTCGTCGTACAGGCCCTTGGCGCGGGTCTCGCGCACGACGGAGTCGGCGATGTCAGTCTCCCACGAGCCGGTGGTCTCCCCGGGGGTCATGAGGTCGGCGGGCTTCGCGGTCTTGAGCAGCTTGCAGAAGAGCGAGCAGTGCTCTGCCTCGATGCGCGACAGGCGCTTGTAGGCGCTGCGCAGCGTGTCGTTGTCCTTGCGCTCGGCCATGCCCGCGTAGAAGCGCGCGTTCGACAGCTCGACCTGCACCGAGGCTTCGAGGTCGGCGCGCTCGGTCTCGGTGAGGTCGACGTCGTTCAGCCCGTCGGGGTAGCCGTCGGGGGTGGTGAAGAACTCGACGTGCGCGCCGCAGAACGGGCAGTTGCTCGGCGCGTCGTAGCCGAGGAACGTCTCTCCGCAGATCAGGCAGCGGTGCATGTTCATGGAACGGTCCCTTCGTGCGGTCGGGGTCGGCGGTGCCGCCTTCAGGGCAGGCCGAGGAGGTCGGCGACGGCCATCCCGAACGCGGCGGCGGCATCCGGGCCGTTCGCGGTCACGATCGCTCCGTCGATCTCGACCGGCGCACCGGTCCAGACCGCGCCGTGCGCGACCAGGTCCTCTGCGCGGCTCTCGAACGCCGTGGCGCGTCTGCCGTCGAGCAGCCCGGCGTGCGCCAGCGTCGAGGGCGCGATGCAGATGGCGGCGAGCACCTTGCCGGTCGAGGCCGCTTCGCGCGCGAGGCGATGCGCGTGCGCGTCGTCGAAGAACACGCTCGCGCCGCCGCCACCGACGAGCACGAGCGCGTCGAAGCCGGCGAGGTCCGCCTCGGCGATGGCGAGGGTGGCGAGCGCCTCCGTACCGAAACGACCGGTGCAGACGCCCGCGCGCGTGCTCGCGACCACGACCTCGGCGGTGCGGCGCTCGAGCACCTCGCGGGGGACGGTGTACTCCTCGTCGCGGAAGGTGTCCGGGGCTATGACCATCAGGATGCGTTCCGGCATGCGCTGTGCGCCCCCTTTGGCGATCGGTCTGTGGCGATGCGGTGAGAGTATACCTGCGAGGCCGACGCGCCGTGCCACCCTGCGCGACCGTGAGTCTGAAGCCCCTCATCGACGCCGTCACGTCGCGTACCTTCGTCCGGACGGCGTTCACGCTGTTCTTCTCGCGCTATGGCACGACCACGATCGCCTCGGCGGTGCCCTGCACCGGGTAGGACTCGGCCACCGGTCCGGTGAACCACACCTGCACGCGATCGCCGGTCATGAGGTCCGCGAACGTGGCCGCCCCGGTCTTGTCGGTCATCTTCACGAAGACCGTGGTCTTCGCGGTCACGGTGACCTGGGCCTTGTCGGTGCCGTTCGGGTCCTCCACCAGCATGCTCCCGAGGACGTCGCCGGCTGCGGGCGTCTTGTCGATGGTGGTGACAGCACCGCTCATGTCGGCTGGGCGCTCGGGCGGTTTCGGCGGCATCGCCGAGCGGATCGCGTCGCAGCCGGCAAGGCCGGACGCCAGCGCCAACGCCGTCAGGACGAGTGTGGTTCGCTTCATGGCCGGGTCCCTCCTCGTGCCTCCGTGTGCCGTTCCGTGGTGCTTCAGACGCTGCG
Encoded here:
- a CDS encoding DJ-1/PfpI family protein is translated as MPERILMVIAPDTFRDEEYTVPREVLERRTAEVVVASTRAGVCTGRFGTEALATLAIAEADLAGFDALVLVGGGGASVFFDDAHAHRLAREAASTGKVLAAICIAPSTLAHAGLLDGRRATAFESRAEDLVAHGAVWTGAPVEIDGAIVTANGPDAAAAFGMAVADLLGLP
- a CDS encoding DUF3221 domain-containing protein, whose amino-acid sequence is MKRTTLVLTALALASGLAGCDAIRSAMPPKPPERPADMSGAVTTIDKTPAAGDVLGSMLVEDPNGTDKAQVTVTAKTTVFVKMTDKTGAATFADLMTGDRVQVWFTGPVAESYPVQGTAEAIVVVP